A region from the Anomaloglossus baeobatrachus isolate aAnoBae1 chromosome 11, aAnoBae1.hap1, whole genome shotgun sequence genome encodes:
- the LOC142256576 gene encoding phospholipase A2 inhibitor NAI-like: MKNLVALLCLISALVASVFSYKCHSCLSLNSTKCNTSEMECLGDRCMTVIQYLCINGHIYKSIYKACANETLCNAKGSARVQNFRFRFYAKCCTGELCNTDGYRLPAEDPNPNGVKCPSAYCTGILEDCKTDKKINCTGSMNQCYEFRGDAIDPGGTEMEYSVHGCMNSDACKFNFDCTIGVTEPKNKYLKCYTKHNQGNSSE; this comes from the exons TCTTTTCCTATAAATGTCATTCTTGTTTATCCCTTAACTCTACAAAATGCAATACGTCTGAGATGGAATGCCTTGGAGATCGATGTATGACCGTTATCCAATACCTTTGTATCA ATGGACATATCTATAAGTCAATATATAAAGCTTGTGCTAATGAAACTTTGTGTAACGCCAAGGGGTCAGCAAGAGTGCAAAATTTTAGATTTCGATTTTATGCTAAATGCTGCACTGGGGAATTGTGCAATACCGATGGATATAGAC ttcCTGCAGAAGATCCAAATCCGAATGGGGTAAAATGTCCATCCGCCTACTGTACAGGCATTTTGGAAGACTGTAAGACCGACAAGAAGATAAACTGCACTGGATCCATGAACCAATGTTATGAGTTTAGAGGAGACGCCATAGATCCAG GTGGAACAGAGATGGAATATTCAGTACATGGTTGTATGAACTCTGATGCCTGCAAATTTAATTTTGATTGCACCATTGGGGTTACTGAACCAAAGAACAAGTACCTGAAGTGTTATACGAAACATAATCAAGGAAACTCCAGCGAATGA